The Tenacibaculum jejuense genome includes a window with the following:
- the folB gene encoding dihydroneopterin aldolase, whose product MGVIKVTNIKIFTNHGCLEEEAKIGSEYRVDIEVKGNLTLSAKTDELSDTIDYVHLNKIAKEEMNKRSKLLEQVAQRMLDRIFDEIPLVDEAEISVSKINPPIGGNVGEVTIMLSEVRKS is encoded by the coding sequence ATGGGAGTAATAAAAGTAACCAATATAAAGATCTTCACAAACCACGGATGCTTAGAAGAAGAGGCAAAAATTGGGTCAGAATACAGAGTTGATATAGAAGTTAAGGGAAATTTAACACTTTCTGCAAAAACGGATGAATTAAGTGATACGATCGATTATGTACACTTAAATAAAATAGCCAAAGAAGAAATGAATAAACGTTCTAAATTATTAGAACAGGTGGCTCAGAGGATGTTAGATCGAATTTTTGATGAAATACCTTTAGTAGACGAAGCAGAAATTAGTGTGTCAAAAATAAATCCACCAATAGGCGGAAATGTGGGAGAAGTAACAATTATGCTATCAGAAGTGCGTAAAAGTTAA
- a CDS encoding spondin domain-containing protein produces the protein MKTINYFILAMLLLVVSCNDDEEVSQPDNGNPPTTANKDVVFNEIKYQGSKDLIEIYNRGTEAADISEYWLCLGPGAYQKIGDLTPESGNTTIPADGYLVISYNLPDEKGGLGLYSTNEFTNPDAIIDFVQYGDSGSARENIAASAGIWTAGDFVPVVKSEDNSIVYDGEGNGVMNWAETTEVTFGAQNIVMPPQDDVRSVVINEVNYGKDKLIELWNNGDVAVDVSDYWLCLGPGQYLQVKNATVVSGSAQLNPSEFLVVSWDQLSESAGLGFYASNAFTNPDAILDFVQWGASGSARENVAVAAGIWTAGEFVPQVRLESYSLAYDGEGDAISDWKEAVNPTFGRGNAAEAAKTRFTVTITNKINYLGTHVFNTPTGASNPGPVTDVNGSYSVKFKAVPGTKLSFASMSAATNDWFFAPRMTGIDLFDASGSAVTGDISNQIYLWDAGTEEEDPATIATEPNGGTTGSPDDDNTVRVVKNDVTPYLRTELAYDSSTRYFTLTLTNLVGASGSTPIVLTPGLAVLHAQNAPLFTVGQPDRGYGLKEIAEAGNPMPLYQWFNATGSQGAPLRLSSSYTVFSPAVLYAFSTTKDPWFVQGEQAKASSGLEEIAEDGNNQVAYEYLKGLGLPVAKSNETAPVKPGESLTFTIEVPQGLDYKLGFGTMLVDTNDWFISYNNDGVALFDENGTAFSGTSESDETYLFDAGTEADEEVGFGANQAPRQSGPNTGAADSDNLVRRVTTLNDVQFGKGAINSSPGVTWFGDPRGGYNLIEVNIQPQ, from the coding sequence ATGAAAACAATTAATTATTTTATACTAGCAATGTTATTGTTAGTCGTGTCATGTAACGATGACGAAGAAGTTAGCCAACCAGATAATGGAAATCCTCCGACTACAGCAAACAAAGATGTAGTATTTAATGAAATTAAATATCAAGGAAGTAAAGACCTTATAGAAATTTATAATAGAGGAACTGAAGCCGCAGATATTAGTGAATATTGGCTTTGTTTAGGTCCTGGAGCGTATCAAAAAATAGGAGATTTAACTCCAGAATCAGGAAATACAACTATTCCAGCTGATGGATATTTAGTAATAAGCTACAATTTACCAGACGAAAAAGGTGGATTAGGATTATACTCAACAAATGAATTTACGAATCCAGATGCAATTATAGATTTCGTTCAGTATGGTGATTCTGGTTCTGCTAGAGAAAATATTGCTGCTTCTGCAGGAATTTGGACAGCAGGTGATTTTGTTCCTGTTGTAAAAAGCGAAGACAATAGTATCGTTTATGATGGAGAAGGTAATGGAGTTATGAATTGGGCAGAAACTACAGAAGTAACTTTTGGAGCACAAAATATTGTTATGCCACCACAAGATGATGTTCGTTCTGTTGTAATTAATGAAGTTAATTACGGAAAAGATAAATTAATCGAATTATGGAACAACGGAGATGTAGCTGTAGACGTTAGTGATTATTGGTTATGTTTAGGACCAGGTCAGTATTTACAAGTAAAGAACGCTACGGTTGTTAGTGGATCTGCACAGTTAAATCCAAGTGAGTTTTTAGTAGTAAGCTGGGATCAGTTAAGTGAAAGTGCAGGATTAGGTTTTTATGCTTCAAACGCATTTACGAATCCAGATGCAATTTTAGACTTTGTTCAATGGGGAGCTTCAGGTAGTGCAAGAGAAAATGTGGCAGTTGCTGCAGGAATTTGGACAGCAGGTGAATTTGTTCCTCAAGTAAGATTAGAGAGTTATAGTTTAGCTTACGATGGAGAAGGAGATGCGATTTCAGATTGGAAAGAAGCTGTAAATCCAACTTTTGGTAGAGGAAATGCTGCTGAAGCTGCAAAAACAAGATTTACTGTAACAATTACAAATAAGATTAATTATTTAGGAACACACGTTTTTAATACACCAACAGGAGCTTCAAACCCAGGTCCAGTAACTGATGTGAATGGAAGTTATTCTGTAAAATTTAAAGCAGTACCTGGAACAAAATTGAGTTTCGCTTCAATGTCTGCTGCTACAAACGATTGGTTTTTTGCTCCAAGAATGACAGGAATAGATCTTTTTGATGCAAGCGGAAGTGCTGTGACAGGAGATATTAGTAATCAGATTTATTTATGGGATGCGGGAACAGAAGAAGAAGATCCAGCTACAATAGCAACTGAACCTAACGGAGGAACAACTGGAAGTCCAGATGATGATAACACAGTTCGTGTGGTGAAAAATGATGTGACACCCTATTTAAGAACAGAATTAGCATACGATAGTTCAACAAGATATTTCACTTTAACATTAACTAATTTAGTAGGAGCTTCAGGAAGTACACCAATTGTACTTACGCCAGGTTTAGCTGTATTACATGCACAAAACGCACCTTTATTTACAGTTGGACAACCAGATAGAGGATATGGATTAAAAGAAATTGCAGAAGCAGGTAATCCAATGCCATTATACCAATGGTTTAACGCAACAGGTTCTCAAGGAGCTCCATTACGTTTGTCTTCTTCGTATACAGTATTTTCTCCAGCGGTTTTATATGCATTTAGTACAACTAAAGATCCTTGGTTTGTTCAAGGAGAGCAAGCAAAAGCATCTAGTGGTTTAGAAGAGATTGCAGAAGATGGAAATAACCAAGTTGCTTACGAATATTTAAAAGGTTTAGGTCTTCCAGTAGCTAAGAGTAATGAAACTGCTCCAGTAAAACCGGGTGAATCTCTAACATTTACAATTGAAGTTCCACAAGGTTTAGATTATAAATTAGGATTTGGAACAATGTTAGTAGATACTAACGATTGGTTTATTAGTTACAACAACGATGGAGTTGCTTTATTCGATGAAAATGGAACAGCTTTCTCTGGTACTTCTGAAAGTGATGAAACTTATCTTTTTGATGCAGGAACTGAAGCTGACGAAGAAGTTGGATTCGGAGCTAATCAAGCGCCAAGACAATCAGGACCAAATACAGGAGCAGCTGATAGCGATAATTTAGTAAGAAGAGTAACAACATTAAATGATGTACAATTTGGTAAAGGAGCAATTAATAGCTCTCCAGGGGTAACATGGTTTGGTGATCCAAGAGGAGGTTACAATTTAATAGAGGTAAACATCCAACCTCAATAA
- a CDS encoding Ppx/GppA phosphatase family protein gives MNNIFTELTPALQIMKKTILFILLILFLFSCKSEKEEIKTPQKELDQSTDTNLVKEQFRYQPVKPENGKLKAVVELGASGFNSFIINVDEDKNWEIKNKEYGNSSILESHTNTKEVSSKLKSYIKKIIDFGVDSKDIHFVVSSGADKKNITQTIKKELKDLGYNVNVVTAEEEGQFALKAVMPKSFEDTAFVVDIGSGNTKISYVEGSSIISKETYGAKYFQNNLDDKKVYKEVNAIAGNIPEQKQKQYFIIGGVPYQLAKKLRKDKERYTLLNTSIEAYQDVIEKKGAKVKSGVNIFNAINDATKPRIIVFDWDSNFTIGFLLSLKH, from the coding sequence ATGAATAATATTTTTACTGAACTCACTCCAGCTTTACAAATAATGAAAAAAACAATACTTTTTATACTGTTAATATTATTTCTATTTTCATGTAAATCAGAAAAGGAAGAAATAAAAACTCCACAAAAAGAATTAGATCAATCAACTGATACTAATCTTGTAAAAGAGCAATTTAGATATCAACCCGTAAAGCCTGAAAATGGAAAACTTAAAGCTGTAGTAGAATTAGGAGCTTCTGGTTTCAATTCTTTTATAATTAATGTTGATGAAGATAAAAACTGGGAGATTAAAAATAAAGAGTACGGCAATAGTTCGATATTAGAAAGTCATACAAACACAAAAGAAGTGAGTTCAAAACTAAAGTCTTACATAAAAAAGATTATCGATTTTGGTGTAGATTCTAAAGATATTCATTTTGTAGTGAGTTCTGGAGCAGATAAAAAGAATATTACTCAAACTATTAAAAAAGAACTAAAAGACTTAGGCTATAATGTTAATGTGGTCACGGCTGAAGAAGAAGGACAATTTGCTTTAAAAGCTGTAATGCCGAAAAGTTTTGAAGATACAGCATTTGTGGTTGATATAGGTTCAGGAAATACAAAAATATCTTATGTTGAAGGGAGTTCAATTATAAGTAAAGAAACGTATGGAGCAAAGTATTTTCAAAATAACCTAGATGATAAAAAAGTTTATAAGGAAGTAAACGCAATTGCTGGAAACATACCAGAACAAAAGCAAAAACAATATTTTATCATTGGAGGTGTTCCGTATCAATTAGCGAAGAAATTGCGAAAAGATAAAGAGCGATATACTTTATTGAATACAAGTATAGAAGCTTATCAAGACGTTATTGAAAAGAAAGGAGCTAAAGTTAAAAGTGGAGTAAATATTTTTAATGCGATTAATGATGCAACAAAACCTAGAATTATAGTTTTTGATTGGGATTCGAATTTCACTATTGGCTTTTTGTTGAGTTTAAAGCACTAA
- a CDS encoding ferritin-like domain-containing protein: MYSYTQEVASQLNGLLMKNYDAEKGYQTAAENVNSDVLTSLFERKAEERKKFGNELKKEIRMFGQMPQDNGSNLGTIHRAWMDTKAFFSLDNDKSILEEAIRGEKAAINEYNEVIDSKEHLPETTAKMLRSHRNTILDDTILIKKLEEIK, translated from the coding sequence ATGTATAGTTATACACAAGAAGTAGCCAGTCAATTAAACGGATTATTAATGAAGAATTATGATGCTGAAAAAGGATATCAAACCGCAGCAGAAAATGTAAATAGCGATGTATTAACAAGTTTATTTGAAAGAAAAGCTGAAGAACGTAAAAAATTCGGAAATGAATTAAAAAAAGAAATTAGAATGTTTGGGCAAATGCCACAAGACAACGGAAGCAATTTAGGTACAATTCACAGAGCTTGGATGGATACTAAAGCATTTTTCTCTTTAGATAATGACAAATCTATCTTAGAAGAAGCAATACGAGGAGAAAAAGCTGCAATTAATGAATATAATGAAGTTATAGATTCCAAAGAGCACTTACCAGAAACCACTGCTAAAATGCTAAGAAGTCATAGAAATACAATTCTAGATGACACTATTTTAATAAAAAAATTAGAAGAGATCAAATAA
- a CDS encoding helix-turn-helix domain-containing protein yields the protein MKTINITASSTEGTVKQIREAIGGRIIERWGEYVLEVDNEVAKGKITFINFEWGASVLEYDITFLENIALVMDTSEYNPIHFTYASEGFCFHRFEKENNKRKIEQFQSVIITSKDGGYNYGYFEKDVKIHIHLIQVSRVLFLKKRLNDGAILNQRLYNVFHDQQHESVFAYFGTYNLKLASLIKQFDKVRQKGMIRMLIKEGIVFQILSEHILQHNKDVALNKKPNSSLTKKELSLVRKTGSKILKNVALDYSVEELALESGLTQAKLQEGFKLLYTRTVTEYIRHVRLEKARDLMNTTDLNISQIVYTIGFSSRSYFSKIFKRKYNISPSEFLKNKKEADIKVA from the coding sequence ATGAAAACAATAAATATTACAGCTAGTAGTACTGAAGGCACAGTAAAGCAAATAAGAGAAGCTATTGGTGGAAGAATTATCGAACGCTGGGGAGAGTATGTTTTAGAGGTAGATAATGAAGTTGCAAAAGGTAAAATTACATTTATTAATTTCGAATGGGGAGCTAGTGTATTGGAGTATGATATTACCTTTTTAGAGAATATTGCATTAGTAATGGATACTTCTGAATATAATCCTATACATTTTACATATGCGTCTGAAGGATTTTGCTTTCATAGATTCGAAAAAGAAAATAATAAAAGGAAAATAGAGCAATTTCAATCAGTAATTATTACTAGCAAAGATGGAGGGTATAATTATGGATACTTTGAAAAAGATGTGAAGATACATATTCATCTTATTCAGGTTAGTCGAGTACTTTTTCTGAAAAAAAGATTAAATGATGGAGCGATTTTAAATCAGAGACTTTATAATGTTTTTCACGATCAACAGCATGAAAGTGTTTTTGCTTATTTCGGAACATACAATTTAAAGTTAGCTAGTTTAATTAAACAGTTTGATAAAGTGAGGCAGAAAGGAATGATACGAATGCTTATTAAAGAAGGTATTGTATTTCAAATTTTATCAGAGCATATTTTACAGCATAATAAAGATGTAGCCTTAAATAAAAAACCAAACTCTTCATTAACTAAAAAAGAACTGAGTTTAGTTAGGAAAACTGGATCAAAAATTTTAAAAAATGTTGCTTTAGATTATTCTGTTGAAGAATTAGCTTTAGAAAGCGGTCTTACTCAGGCAAAATTACAAGAAGGATTCAAGCTTTTATATACTAGAACTGTTACAGAGTATATTCGCCATGTCAGGTTAGAAAAAGCTAGAGATTTAATGAATACAACTGATTTGAATATATCTCAGATAGTATACACGATTGGTTTTAGCAGTAGAAGTTATTTTTCGAAAATATTTAAAAGAAAATATAATATTAGTCCGAGTGAATTTTTAAAGAATAAGAAAGAAGCAGATATAAAAGTAGCTTAA
- the cls gene encoding cardiolipin synthase, whose amino-acid sequence MILLYIIYVLGVIWSVFNILLYGNRPARSIGWLLIVITIPIIGVIFYIIFGINRKKFKFFTLNFNAKRRLYDLRHKGESIENFSHKFNSEKFAKLGHLMKKSSGFPAVEGNKVSVLDTGKNTFEEIFKEVSNAKKFIHIQYYIIEEGELLSELIKRCKQKLKEGVEVRILYDAIGSNNLRAKQIKDLKNCGAEIFPILPIKLNTILSTLNYRNHRKILVIDGTVCFTGGVNISDKYVNENTELGIWDDFHLKIEGIAVDHLHRVFIKDFYFASNKELLNDTYLPNQSKKGNSLVQIVAGGPDLKYSSILQQYTMMIHCAQKSVCIENPYFIPNKILLETIKMAVLRGVDVKIMVPEKNDSRIAKYSMYANFEDLLETGAKIYTLKNNFSHSKLIVIDEEIASIGSGNFDYRSFEHNYEINTILYDQKIAKNLSDHFKSNMSKCNALNYDTYMKRSLKTKLLEGAAKILSPLL is encoded by the coding sequence ATGATATTATTATATATCATATATGTACTGGGAGTAATCTGGTCTGTTTTTAATATACTTTTATATGGGAATAGACCTGCGAGATCTATTGGTTGGCTATTAATAGTTATTACAATTCCAATAATCGGTGTTATTTTCTATATAATTTTTGGAATCAACAGAAAGAAATTTAAGTTTTTCACATTAAACTTTAATGCCAAACGAAGACTTTATGATTTAAGACATAAAGGTGAATCTATTGAAAATTTTTCCCACAAATTTAACTCTGAAAAATTTGCTAAACTAGGTCATTTGATGAAAAAATCGAGTGGATTTCCTGCTGTTGAGGGAAATAAAGTCTCAGTTCTAGATACAGGTAAAAATACTTTTGAGGAAATTTTTAAAGAAGTTTCAAATGCTAAAAAGTTTATTCATATTCAATACTATATTATTGAAGAAGGAGAGTTGTTAAGCGAATTAATAAAACGCTGTAAACAAAAGCTTAAAGAAGGAGTTGAAGTCAGAATTTTATATGATGCAATAGGTAGTAATAACTTAAGAGCAAAACAGATTAAAGATTTAAAAAACTGTGGCGCTGAAATCTTTCCTATTTTACCAATTAAACTGAATACTATTTTATCAACTTTAAATTATAGAAATCATAGAAAAATTCTGGTTATAGATGGAACCGTTTGCTTTACTGGTGGTGTTAATATATCAGATAAATATGTTAATGAGAATACTGAGTTAGGTATTTGGGACGATTTTCACTTAAAAATCGAAGGAATAGCAGTAGATCATCTTCATAGAGTTTTTATTAAGGATTTCTACTTTGCTAGTAATAAGGAATTATTAAATGATACCTATTTACCTAACCAAAGTAAAAAAGGAAATTCATTAGTACAAATAGTAGCTGGAGGTCCCGATTTAAAATACTCTTCTATTTTACAACAATATACAATGATGATTCACTGTGCACAAAAAAGTGTATGCATTGAAAATCCTTATTTTATACCTAATAAAATACTTCTAGAAACTATAAAAATGGCTGTTTTGAGAGGTGTGGATGTCAAAATTATGGTACCTGAAAAAAATGACAGTAGAATTGCAAAATACAGTATGTATGCAAATTTTGAAGATTTATTAGAAACAGGTGCCAAAATCTACACGCTAAAAAACAATTTTTCTCATAGTAAGCTTATTGTTATCGATGAAGAAATTGCTTCTATAGGATCAGGTAATTTTGATTATAGAAGTTTTGAACACAATTATGAAATAAACACAATACTGTATGATCAAAAAATTGCAAAAAACTTAAGTGATCATTTTAAAAGTAATATGAGTAAATGCAATGCTTTAAATTATGATACTTACATGAAAAGATCTCTAAAAACAAAACTTTTAGAAGGAGCTGCAAAAATTCTTAGTCCTCTGTTGTAA
- a CDS encoding SOS response-associated peptidase family protein, with translation MMYNLSNTADLIFLKDTLQVKFKYPNLYRPKLKIDGYKEQSLSIITMEDPNTVTLGIWGMLPQNFDGSWKKFQRLKNTLHVNKNDIYKNILFKEALLKRRCLIIVTGFYTHYLSEDGITDYLVEKETLKPFYLAGIYNVLDDGFITCTVINTEVNESLKSVNNLYEVMPLQIPKIFKSIWLDKNSTQKAIDHIISKPYITKFKIQKIIS, from the coding sequence ATGATGTACAATTTATCTAATACAGCTGATTTAATTTTTTTGAAAGACACTCTACAAGTCAAATTTAAATATCCGAATTTATACAGACCCAAACTGAAAATTGATGGATATAAAGAACAGTCTTTATCAATAATAACAATGGAAGACCCCAATACCGTAACATTGGGTATTTGGGGTATGCTTCCTCAAAATTTTGATGGGAGTTGGAAAAAATTTCAGCGATTAAAAAACACGTTGCATGTAAATAAAAACGATATTTATAAAAATATACTTTTTAAAGAAGCGCTTCTAAAACGAAGATGTTTGATAATAGTTACTGGTTTTTATACGCATTATTTATCAGAAGATGGAATTACAGATTATTTAGTTGAAAAGGAAACATTAAAACCATTTTATTTGGCTGGGATTTATAATGTTTTAGACGACGGTTTTATTACATGTACAGTTATAAACACTGAAGTAAATGAATCTTTAAAATCAGTTAATAACCTCTACGAAGTAATGCCTTTACAAATTCCTAAAATTTTTAAAAGTATTTGGCTAGATAAGAACTCTACTCAAAAGGCAATTGATCATATTATTTCTAAGCCTTACATTACAAAATTTAAGATTCAAAAAATAATTTCATAA
- a CDS encoding DUF1328 domain-containing protein: MLRWSLTFIIIAIIAGFLGFSGIAGTATSIAKILFLIFLVLFVFSLVRGKSRNV; the protein is encoded by the coding sequence ATGTTACGATGGTCATTAACCTTTATAATAATTGCAATAATTGCTGGATTTTTAGGTTTTTCTGGTATAGCAGGAACTGCTACAAGTATTGCAAAGATTTTATTTTTAATTTTTTTAGTGTTATTTGTTTTTTCACTAGTACGAGGAAAATCAAGAAATGTATAG
- a CDS encoding mechanosensitive ion channel family protein produces MNLNNTLQKVQSALITYWNEFLAHVPGILIAILIVIIGFLLSNLISSIFQTTISKRTKDPLITNFLGKTVKYGLIVLAIIFALNIAGLGYVATGFITAAGASAVIIGFAFKDIGENFISGVILSFNRPFDVNDTVLIGDIFGKVKMIEFRHSKLKTFDGRDVYIPNSDIIKKPVFNYTEDGYYRIDFTVGIDYNDDVELAKKVIIKSVVDTPGVIDTSEHKCFVVVDSLGTSTVNLKVLFWTKTMEYKRGASEIKSDVVKNVKNVIMNNGLNMPSDITEVKLYNSQKEIPISVN; encoded by the coding sequence ATGAATTTAAATAATACATTACAAAAAGTACAGTCGGCTTTAATTACCTATTGGAATGAATTTTTAGCACATGTTCCAGGTATACTAATAGCTATTTTAATAGTAATAATAGGTTTTTTACTATCTAATTTGATTTCCTCAATTTTTCAAACGACAATTTCTAAAAGAACAAAAGATCCATTAATAACCAATTTTTTGGGAAAAACGGTTAAATATGGTTTAATAGTATTAGCTATAATTTTTGCGTTAAACATAGCTGGCCTTGGTTATGTTGCAACAGGTTTTATAACTGCCGCAGGTGCTTCAGCAGTAATTATAGGTTTTGCATTTAAAGATATTGGAGAAAATTTTATATCAGGTGTAATATTATCATTTAACAGACCTTTTGATGTAAACGATACTGTATTAATTGGTGATATTTTTGGCAAAGTGAAAATGATAGAATTTAGGCATTCTAAATTAAAAACGTTCGATGGAAGAGATGTTTACATACCCAACAGTGATATCATTAAAAAGCCTGTTTTTAATTATACAGAAGATGGATATTATCGTATAGATTTTACGGTTGGAATAGATTACAACGATGATGTAGAATTAGCAAAAAAAGTTATCATAAAATCAGTTGTAGATACTCCAGGAGTTATAGATACATCCGAACACAAATGTTTTGTAGTAGTTGATTCTCTAGGAACAAGTACTGTAAACCTCAAAGTCTTATTTTGGACTAAAACTATGGAATACAAAAGAGGTGCATCAGAAATAAAAAGTGATGTTGTTAAAAATGTGAAAAATGTTATCATGAATAATGGATTAAATATGCCTTCAGATATAACAGAAGTAAAACTTTATAACTCTCAAAAAGAAATACCAATTTCAGTAAATTAG
- a CDS encoding MBL fold metallo-hydrolase, translating to MRIYPIETGNFKLDGGAMFGVVPKSLWQRTNPADVNNMIDMSMRCLLIEDGDRLTLIDTGIGNKQSDKFYGYYYLFGDFSLDKSLAELGFHRDDITDVFLTHLHFDHCGGAIQWNKDKTGFEPAFKNAKFWSNSRHWDWAVNPNPREKASFLSENILPIEESGQLNFLHLNAKDDVGFDVLFKDGHTEKQMLPKIQYKGKTIVFMADLLPTVGHIPLPYVMGYDTRPLLTLKEKEAFLTEAADNEYLLFLEHDAHNEVITVKHTEKGVRLNETYKFREIFN from the coding sequence ATGCGTATTTACCCTATAGAAACCGGAAATTTTAAATTAGACGGTGGAGCAATGTTTGGTGTTGTTCCTAAATCTTTATGGCAAAGAACCAATCCTGCAGATGTAAATAACATGATCGATATGTCTATGCGATGTCTTTTAATTGAAGATGGCGATAGATTAACTTTAATCGATACAGGAATTGGAAACAAACAATCAGATAAATTTTATGGCTATTATTATTTGTTTGGAGATTTTTCTTTAGATAAATCCCTAGCAGAATTAGGCTTTCATAGAGATGATATTACAGATGTGTTTTTAACACATTTACATTTTGATCACTGTGGAGGAGCTATTCAATGGAATAAAGATAAAACCGGTTTTGAACCAGCATTTAAGAATGCAAAATTTTGGAGCAACAGTCGTCATTGGGATTGGGCTGTAAATCCAAATCCAAGAGAAAAAGCTTCATTTTTGTCAGAAAACATACTTCCAATAGAAGAAAGTGGTCAATTAAATTTTCTTCATCTAAATGCAAAAGATGATGTCGGTTTTGATGTGTTATTCAAAGACGGACATACAGAAAAACAAATGTTGCCAAAGATTCAATATAAAGGTAAAACGATTGTCTTTATGGCCGATTTATTACCAACCGTAGGTCATATTCCATTACCTTATGTTATGGGTTACGACACAAGACCTTTACTTACGCTGAAAGAAAAAGAAGCATTTTTAACAGAAGCAGCAGATAACGAATATTTACTTTTCTTAGAGCACGATGCTCATAATGAAGTTATTACTGTAAAGCATACTGAAAAAGGAGTTCGATTAAACGAAACATACAAATTTAGAGAGATATTTAATTAA